The Microbacterium forte sequence CGCGTCATCGACGAGGGCTCCGGGATCGAAGGCATCTCGCCCGAGCAGGTCTTCGAGCGCTTCGCGCGTCCGCGCGAGAGTGGGCGCCCTCGCAGCTTCGGTCTCGGACTCTCACTCGTGCGAGATGTCGCTCGCCGTGCCGGAGGGTCCATCGAGGTCGAACGGTCGACAGCATCCGGCACGACTTTCCTGCTCACACTGCCGGCTCATCCCTGAACGAGTGCGTCTCCTCCGATCGGATGCGAACCGACCGTCGTCGTCTGCACGTCCACCATCGTCGTGCCGAGCCAGCGGGTCACGCGACGATCAGCATCGACGACGATGCCGGTGCGCGACCCCGCAGCCGCGATCCACGAGCGGTTCGCCGGGCCGGCCACCACGGCAGCGGTCGCCCAGACGTCCGCTTGCGTGAGACCGTCGGTCACGATCGTGGCCGACGCGGTGCCTGTCGCGGGCCTACCGGTGCGCGGATCGAGGATATGATGCCCGCGCTCCGCCGTCCCTGAGGTCGCCACCGCACCGTTCACCACGTCGACCACCGCGATCAACTGACCGCGGTCGTGCGGGTCGGCGATTCCCACCGGCCATCGCCAGTCGGCTCCCTCGGCTGTGAACAGCTGCAGGTCTCCTCCGGCGTTGATGCCGACCGCGGTCGCGGCAGCCAGCAGCGGCTCGAGGTGCCGACGGCCCGCAGCTTCCACCGCCCAGCCCTTGACGTATCCCGTCGGGTCGAACCTTCCCCGCCACCGGGCGGAGACCAGGCCGCCAGTCTCCTCTTCGGCGCGTTCGCAGGCATCCGCGACCAGCGCCACCCTGCTGTCAGCGTCGGCGATGGAGAGTTCACCGCGACGGATGCGGCTGATGTCGGAATCAGTGCGATATGTCGAGAAGACCCGGTCGATGTCACGCAGTTCGTCGAAGCATGCTCGCACTGCCCGGTCGGCGCCCTCGTCGGTCATTTCCCCCGGAGCAATCAGATGGATGCTCATCGGAATGCCCATGATCTCCTCGACCCAGACCCGCGTCACCTCATTCGCGGTACGCATCAGCTCTGCGCCTGGTCGATCGCGCTCTGCAGCGACGAGAGGTAGCCACCGCTCGTGTATGTGGCACCGGACACCATCTGGATCTTCGAGCTCTGCGCCTGGATCGTCTCCGAGACGAGCCTCGGGATCGCGGTGCCGTTGATCTGCCGGTCCCGACCGTTGCTGTTCGGGTAATCGACCGCCTGTGCGTCCGTGATCTGTCCACCGGAGACGGTTATCTGCACCTGCACCGGCCCGTAGCGGGTCTGCGATGATGCGCCGGTGTAGGTTCCGTCGGCGAGGCCGGTGCCAGACATGGTTCCCGAGTTCGTCGATGTGGTTCCCGAGCCGCTCGCGCCGGTCTCGGCGGTCGTCAATGAACTGCCCGCTGTCGCCGCACTGGCGTCGGTCGGGGTGACCGCCTCCAGAGACGTTCGGTAGCTGAACAGCAGCACGAGTCCGCTGACGGTCGCGAGCAGCGTGTAGAGGATCTTCTTCATGGCCGTCTCCCTGCTCAGATCGTGAACGATTCGGAATGGATGCGATGGGCGGGGAACCCGGCGCCAACCAGGTCGCGCCTGAGGTCTTTCATCCAGGCCTCACCGCCACAGATGAACACGTCGTGGTCCTTCGGCTCCGGCACGAGATGGCGGAGGAGATCTGCGCCCGACCACGCCTCGTGCGTGGCAGGGATCCAGCTCGACGCGCCGGAAGATCGCGGGCCGATGAACGGCAGGTAGCTCAGGCCACGGGTACTGATGAGGTGAGCGATGGCCTCCTGCCGAAGAGCGTCCTCGGCCGCGGACTCCCGGGTGATAAGCATCGCTTCTCCCGGTCCGTAGCCTTCCGTCTCGAGCAGCGAGACGAGCGGTGCGACCCCGGCGCCTGCGCCGATCATAAGCAGCTTCGTCCCGGTCCTGCGCTCACCGGTCATCTCCCCGTATGGTCCTTCCACGATGACCCTGGTGCCAGGGAGCAGCGCGGTGAGGCGTCGCGTGCCGTCGCCCAGCACACGGGCAGTCAACGTCAGCTCGCTTCCCGGCGCAGCGGAGAGCGAGAACGGGTGCGCGCGAGTCCAGCCTGGTCCATCGAGGAACCGCCAGACGAAGAACTGACCAGCCCTGGCACCGAGCGTCGCGAGGTCGCGACCGGTGACCCGGATGGTGACGCCCCGAGCACCGTCCGCCTCGACCCCCGCCACCCGCAGGGCCCGACGAGTGGACCGCAGCAGCGGCATCCCGATGCGGAAGAGCAGTACCGATCCTGCGGAGAGCGCCCAGATCGACCACCAGTAGACGGTCGCGATCGGTGAGGACAGGAAGTCGGCGCCCGTCCACAGCTGGTGCGGCAGCGCGAGCCCGACGCCCAGGTACGCGTACAGGTGCAGGAGGTGCCAGGACTCGTACCGCAGGTGCCGACGAGCACGCCGGATCGAGGTGACGACCACGAGCAGGATCAGCAGAGTGCCGGCAGTCGCCAGGAGCATGCCGGGGTATTCCCAGATGAAGCTCCACAGCTGGACGAGCGGGTTGATGCCGGCAGCCATCGCGTAGCCCACCGCGAGCAGTGCGATGTGCGCGCCCATCAACCAGAACGACCAGAATCCGACGAAGCGATGCAGCCGCGTGATCCCGTCGCGACCGAATCCGCGCTCGAACAGCGGGACGCGCGCCATCAGCAGCACCTGATAGAGCAGCAGATTCGCCGCGACCAACCCGGTGAGGCGTCCGAGCGTCGTGACGGTCTCGGCGTTGACTCCCAGGACTGCGGTCACTCCACCACAGGCGATCCACAAAGCGACGACGAACAGGCTGGTCGCCCAGATCACCGTGATCGCCGCTGCACGCCAGACCCGCGCGCGGCCATGGGCTGCCCGCCGTGGCTCAGGGGAAGCGGCGGGGACGGAAGCACGCGGTCTCGTCGTCAGAGTGGTCATAGGGGAATCGTGCTGCGCCGACTCTGAGACAGGTCTAAGGAACGGCTCCCGATAGGCAACTCATATCTGTCTCTCAGGCAACGCCACTCGTCCCGAGCAGCGTACCGATCGCGAACGTGACCACCAGCGCGATCGCCCCACCGAGCACCACCCTGATCGTGGGCCTCAGCGCGGGGTTCCCGCCGATCCTCGCGCTCAGGAATCCGGTCAGCGCGAGCGCCAGCAGCACCACCGCGAAAGCGACCGGCACCCGGATCTCGGGAGGCGGGAGCAGTATCGCCAAGAGCGGAAGCAGCGCTCCGAGTGCGAAGGCAAGTGCGGAGGCCCCCGCCGCCGCCCACGGACTGACCACCTGATTCTCCGTGATGCCTAGTTCCGCTTCGAGGTGCGCGGTCAGCGGGTCGTGCGCGGTGAGCTCCTCCGCAACGAGGCGTGCGGTCGCCGGGCTAAGACCTTTCGCCTGATAGATGCCCGCCAGCTCCTCGAGCTCGGTCGCAGGATTATCGGCCAGCTCTCCTCGTTCCTTCTCGATCAGAGCCCGTTGGCTGTCTCGCTGGCTGCTCACCGACACGTACTCCCCGAGCGCCATCGAGATCGCACCGCCGACGAGACCGGCGACACCCGCGGCGAGCAGCGTCGCGGAATCGGTCGTCGCCCCCGCGACACCGACGACGAGCGACGCGACCGACACGATGCCGTCGTTCGCGCCGAGCACTCCGGCTCTGAGCCAGTTGAGCCGCCCAGCGAGATCGCCGCGGTGGGGTTCACCCGGATGCGTCGCCAACATCATCGCCCCGTTCTTTCTCCCGGCGCGGCTATGGAAGGCACATCCCGACGTAGGTCGAGCTCTGCGTGCGCGGAATGCCACTTCGTGAGAGGTCGAGTCATCGGACAAGAGTACGCCCGCCACAAACGCGCCCTCCGCAGCTCGACCGCTAGCAAGTCCGGTCGCGGCACCAACCGAAGGCCCATGCCAGAACGGGGTTCCGGCTCCCGTTAGCGGCGACCGCCCCGGCAACCAAGTGATACCGCGCCGGAAACGATCGTTTTCGGTGGGCCTCCGACCGCGAGCTTCTCATCAACGCTGACCCTGGTGAGACTGGACGTGAACACCCCTCGTGAGCCTCAACGCCGATCGTGGCCGGACAGTGATCGATCTTCAGGTCTGCGTCTCATCGATCGATCGCTCAGTGCGACGGTTCCGCGCCGAGCACCGTCAGGGGACCTTCCTCGGCGGTCGGGGGTTCGAAGTGGTCGAAGTAGTCTGCCGCGACGTCGTTGGAAAGCGCATAGTCGTCCGCGTGCTCGTGGCTCCGTGCCGCGAGTCGTCCCAGTGCGACTGCCCTTGGCGTCGCGAGATAGATCGTCTCAGGCACTACTCCAAGCGGGCGCAGCAAGTTCCGATAGATGAGACGGGCACGCTTGGACCAGAACGAGAAGTCGAGTACCACGTCTTGGTCAGCCGCGACGAGCGCGATGAGGCGGGCGCGGAGCTCCTGCTCGATCTCTTCATGCACATCGCTCGGCAGGGGCATCGTCCGGATGCCCCTGCGCCAGGCTTCCTGGTCGAATGAAAGACGAACCATGCCTTCCGCTTCCAGTCGCCTCGCAACGGTCGACTTTCCGGATCCCGCCGGCCCGCACATCAAAACAACTCTGATCATCACTCCGACGATAGCCCCGCCCGCTCTGGCAACGATCATTTACGGTAGACGCGAAGGTCAAACCGGGCGTAGTGAGGCAGCCGCTCCCCGCCACGTCTCGATGGCAACTCGTGTTTCAGGCGCGATGCACGATTCGCTAAATCAGGCTTCGAGATCCAAGTTCCCGTACATGTCGCGAAACGCGGATTCTGCGGCGTGGCCGAATCGGCCAAGGATTTGCTGTCGTTCTTCGACCTCAATAGATCGTTCGTGCAGCTCAGCCATCGCGTCCGCGTTCGAGAATGACTTGAGGTAGTCGGCGACGGCGGCATCGTCGGTGACATCGACCGCCCTCAGGAGTACGGCGGCGACGAGGCCGGTTCGATCCCACCCTGCCGAGCAGTGGAAGAGGATCGCTCCATCATCGGCGTCAGCGATCGCGTTCAGTACAAGCGCGAGTCTGTCTGGAAGCGCCTGGAGGTGCGCGAGATAGTAGAGGGGCGTGCCCCACCGGCCATCCTCTTCATACTGCTTCCAGAAGTCCGTCTCATCGCTGCTGTCAAGATCTACGTGGATGCGCTTGACCGCCGGGGGGACTTGTCCCGTCGACTCATCTGGTCGACGAAGGTCGATCACGGTGCGTACTCCGTGGGCGTGAATTGCTTGCCACCCCTCCGAGTCGACTCGTTCCAGCCTCTCCGAGCGAATAAACACGCCCGAGGGTGTCACGGTTCCATCTGTGCGCTCTAGACCGCCGAGGTCTCGCACATTGGCGAGACCATCGATGCGGAGCGTGGGTTTCATGTTTGCCAGTCTTGCCGAAAACCCTTGCCGAACCGGGGTTGTGGCAAACGTTAGCGGCAGTGATTCCCTGGCCCGAGGAGTGACAGCGCCGGAAACGATCGTTTACGGCAGGCGCACGAGTTCTCGTCGGACTCGCACCGCTAGAGCTACCAGTCACGCGGGAATGCACACGACTGGCCTTGAGTTGGATACCCCCAGGGGGTATGTTTTAATCATGAACGGGTACACCGACAACAAGGCTGATCTGCGTAAGCGGTTGAGTCGCGTCGAGGGTCAGGTGCGAGGGATCGCACGGATGGTCGACGAAGACAAGTACTGCATCGACATCCTCACGCAGGTTTCTGCAGCGACGAAAGCGCTCGAAACGGTGGCGTTGTCGCTGCTGAGCGATCATCTGAGTCATTGCGTCGCCGAGGCCAGCGCTGAGGGCGGCGAAGTCGCGGCAGAGAAGGTCCGCGAGGCTAACGAAGCCATTGCCCGCCTGGTCCGTTCATGACCGCCACGTCTGTCTACTTGAAGGAGCACACGATGACTGATCGCATTGAACTTGGCCTGAAGGACGAGAACGCTGGCTGCGCGTGCTGTGCCGTTCCATCGAACACCGAGGCATCCACACCCACTGCGGCCTCGTCTTCCTCGGAAGAGGTTTTGGTTGCGGGTATGACGTGCTCGCATTGCGTGTCGAGCGTCAGTGAAGAACTGGCGGCTGTGGACGGTGTCGAGTCCGTCGACGTCGACTTGAACGCCGGCGGCATCTCCCGCGTGACTATCCACAGCGCAGCACCGGTCGATCCTGCTGCTGTGAGGGCTGCG is a genomic window containing:
- a CDS encoding AAA family ATPase translates to MIVARAGGAIVGVMIRVVLMCGPAGSGKSTVARRLEAEGMVRLSFDQEAWRRGIRTMPLPSDVHEEIEQELRARLIALVAADQDVVLDFSFWSKRARLIYRNLLRPLGVVPETIYLATPRAVALGRLAARSHEHADDYALSNDVAADYFDHFEPPTAEEGPLTVLGAEPSH
- a CDS encoding metal-sensitive transcriptional regulator; amino-acid sequence: MNGYTDNKADLRKRLSRVEGQVRGIARMVDEDKYCIDILTQVSAATKALETVALSLLSDHLSHCVAEASAEGGEVAAEKVREANEAIARLVRS
- a CDS encoding heavy-metal-associated domain-containing protein, producing the protein MTDRIELGLKDENAGCACCAVPSNTEASTPTAASSSSEEVLVAGMTCSHCVSSVSEELAAVDGVESVDVDLNAGGISRVTIHSAAPVDPAAVRAAVEEAGYTLATSQA
- a CDS encoding VIT1/CCC1 transporter family protein, whose amino-acid sequence is MMLATHPGEPHRGDLAGRLNWLRAGVLGANDGIVSVASLVVGVAGATTDSATLLAAGVAGLVGGAISMALGEYVSVSSQRDSQRALIEKERGELADNPATELEELAGIYQAKGLSPATARLVAEELTAHDPLTAHLEAELGITENQVVSPWAAAGASALAFALGALLPLLAILLPPPEIRVPVAFAVVLLALALTGFLSARIGGNPALRPTIRVVLGGAIALVVTFAIGTLLGTSGVA
- a CDS encoding ferredoxin reductase family protein — protein: MTTLTTRPRASVPAASPEPRRAAHGRARVWRAAAITVIWATSLFVVALWIACGGVTAVLGVNAETVTTLGRLTGLVAANLLLYQVLLMARVPLFERGFGRDGITRLHRFVGFWSFWLMGAHIALLAVGYAMAAGINPLVQLWSFIWEYPGMLLATAGTLLILLVVVTSIRRARRHLRYESWHLLHLYAYLGVGLALPHQLWTGADFLSSPIATVYWWSIWALSAGSVLLFRIGMPLLRSTRRALRVAGVEADGARGVTIRVTGRDLATLGARAGQFFVWRFLDGPGWTRAHPFSLSAAPGSELTLTARVLGDGTRRLTALLPGTRVIVEGPYGEMTGERRTGTKLLMIGAGAGVAPLVSLLETEGYGPGEAMLITRESAAEDALRQEAIAHLISTRGLSYLPFIGPRSSGASSWIPATHEAWSGADLLRHLVPEPKDHDVFICGGEAWMKDLRRDLVGAGFPAHRIHSESFTI
- a CDS encoding tyrosine-protein phosphatase, with the protein product MKPTLRIDGLANVRDLGGLERTDGTVTPSGVFIRSERLERVDSEGWQAIHAHGVRTVIDLRRPDESTGQVPPAVKRIHVDLDSSDETDFWKQYEEDGRWGTPLYYLAHLQALPDRLALVLNAIADADDGAILFHCSAGWDRTGLVAAVLLRAVDVTDDAAVADYLKSFSNADAMAELHERSIEVEERQQILGRFGHAAESAFRDMYGNLDLEA
- a CDS encoding FMN-binding protein, yielding MKKILYTLLATVSGLVLLFSYRTSLEAVTPTDASAATAGSSLTTAETGASGSGTTSTNSGTMSGTGLADGTYTGASSQTRYGPVQVQITVSGGQITDAQAVDYPNSNGRDRQINGTAIPRLVSETIQAQSSKIQMVSGATYTSGGYLSSLQSAIDQAQS
- a CDS encoding FAD:protein FMN transferase, yielding MRTANEVTRVWVEEIMGIPMSIHLIAPGEMTDEGADRAVRACFDELRDIDRVFSTYRTDSDISRIRRGELSIADADSRVALVADACERAEEETGGLVSARWRGRFDPTGYVKGWAVEAAGRRHLEPLLAAATAVGINAGGDLQLFTAEGADWRWPVGIADPHDRGQLIAVVDVVNGAVATSGTAERGHHILDPRTGRPATGTASATIVTDGLTQADVWATAAVVAGPANRSWIAAAGSRTGIVVDADRRVTRWLGTTMVDVQTTTVGSHPIGGDALVQG